The following proteins are encoded in a genomic region of Methylibium petroleiphilum PM1:
- the hisD gene encoding histidinol dehydrogenase: MSAPARVNLRRLATTQPDFEAAFRAVQHWSAETDDAIEGRVAEILADVRQRGDAAVLEYTARFDALPVGSMGELELTQADFAAAFAAITPAQRDALQQATRRIRSYHERQLDACGRSWSYRDEDGTLLGQKVTPLDRVGIYVPGGKAAYPSSLLMNAVPAHVAGVPEIVMVVPTPKGERNTLVLAAAHVAGVTRAFTIGGAQAVAALAYGTATVPQVDKITGPGNAYVASAKKRVFGTVGIDMIAGPSEILVLADGSTPADWVAMDLFSQAEHDELAQSILLCPDAAYLDAVQAEINRLLPGMPRAAIIRASLEGRGALIHTRSMEEACEISNRIAPEHLEVSSNEPHRWEPLLRHAGAIFLGAYTSESLGDYCAGPNHVLPTSGTARFSSPLGVYDFQKRSSLIEVSEQGAQTLGVIAAELAYGEGLQAHAQAAEMRLAKKPRAAR, from the coding sequence ATGAGCGCCCCCGCCCGCGTGAACCTGCGCCGCCTGGCCACCACGCAGCCCGATTTCGAGGCGGCATTCCGGGCCGTGCAGCACTGGTCGGCGGAGACCGACGACGCGATCGAGGGCCGTGTGGCGGAGATCCTGGCCGACGTGCGGCAGCGCGGCGACGCCGCGGTCCTGGAGTACACCGCGCGCTTCGACGCACTGCCGGTCGGCTCGATGGGCGAGCTCGAGCTGACGCAGGCCGATTTCGCCGCCGCCTTCGCGGCCATCACGCCGGCGCAGCGCGACGCGCTGCAGCAGGCCACGCGCCGCATCCGCAGCTACCACGAGCGCCAGCTCGACGCCTGCGGCCGCAGCTGGAGCTACCGCGACGAGGACGGCACGCTGCTGGGCCAGAAGGTCACGCCGTTGGACCGCGTGGGCATCTACGTGCCGGGTGGCAAGGCGGCCTATCCGTCCAGCCTGCTGATGAATGCGGTGCCGGCCCATGTGGCCGGCGTGCCCGAGATCGTGATGGTGGTGCCCACGCCGAAGGGCGAGCGCAACACCCTGGTGCTGGCCGCCGCGCACGTGGCGGGCGTGACGCGCGCCTTCACGATCGGCGGCGCGCAGGCGGTGGCCGCACTCGCCTACGGCACGGCCACGGTGCCGCAGGTCGACAAGATCACCGGCCCCGGCAACGCCTATGTGGCGAGCGCGAAGAAGCGCGTGTTCGGCACGGTGGGCATCGACATGATCGCCGGACCCAGCGAAATTCTGGTGCTGGCCGACGGCAGCACGCCGGCCGACTGGGTGGCGATGGACCTGTTCAGCCAGGCCGAGCACGACGAGCTGGCGCAGAGCATCCTGCTGTGCCCCGATGCGGCCTATCTCGACGCAGTACAGGCAGAGATCAACCGGCTGCTGCCCGGCATGCCGCGCGCTGCCATCATCCGCGCTTCGCTGGAAGGGCGCGGCGCGTTGATCCACACCCGCTCGATGGAAGAGGCCTGCGAGATCAGCAACCGCATCGCGCCCGAGCACCTGGAAGTGAGCTCGAACGAGCCGCACCGCTGGGAGCCGCTGCTGCGCCACGCCGGCGCGATCTTCCTCGGTGCCTACACCAGCGAATCGCTGGGCGACTACTGTGCCGGGCCGAACCACGTGCTGCCGACCTCGGGCACCGCGCGCTTCAGCTCGCCGCTGGGCGTCTACGACTTCCAGAAGCGCAGCAGCCTGATCGAGGTCAGCGAGCAGGGCGCGCAGACGCTGGGCGTGATCGCCGCCGAGCTGGCCTACGGCGAGGGCCTGCAGGCGCACGCGCAGGCGGCCGAGATGCGGCTGGCGAAGAAGCCGAGAGCGGCACGATGA
- the hisC gene encoding histidinol-phosphate transaminase: MSSSNSNNGGPPLAPRLARFVRQDVQNMHAYAIQPSDGFVKLDAMENPHRLPAALQAELGRRLGALAINRYPGTRTDELRAALARHAGLPPGCALMLGNGSDELISLLSMACDVPGATVLAPLPGFVMYEMSARLQGLRFVGVPLTADFELDAAAMLAAVREHRPALTYLAYPNNPTANLWDDAVIERVVDAVREHGGLVVIDEAYQPFASRSYIDRLAHHDHVLLMRTLSKFGLAGVRLGYLMGPTALVAEIDKVRPPYNVSVLNCEAALFALEHEDEFARQAAVLRAERARLLDALRAMSGATPFPSEANMVLVRVPDAKAAFEGLKARGVLVKNVSGLHPLLANCLRLTVGLPEENDQMIAALKGILS; encoded by the coding sequence ATGAGCAGCAGCAACAGCAACAACGGCGGACCCCCGCTCGCGCCCCGCCTCGCGCGCTTCGTCCGCCAGGACGTGCAGAACATGCACGCCTACGCGATCCAGCCGTCGGACGGCTTCGTGAAGCTCGACGCGATGGAGAACCCGCACCGCCTGCCCGCCGCGTTGCAGGCCGAGCTGGGCCGCCGGCTCGGCGCGCTGGCGATCAACCGCTATCCCGGCACGCGCACCGACGAGCTGCGCGCGGCGCTGGCCCGCCACGCTGGCCTGCCGCCCGGTTGCGCGCTGATGCTGGGCAATGGCTCCGACGAGCTGATCTCGCTGCTCAGCATGGCCTGCGATGTGCCGGGCGCCACCGTGCTGGCGCCGCTGCCGGGCTTCGTGATGTACGAGATGTCGGCCCGGCTGCAGGGGCTGCGCTTCGTCGGCGTGCCGCTGACCGCCGACTTCGAGCTCGACGCCGCGGCGATGCTGGCCGCGGTGCGCGAGCACCGGCCGGCCCTCACCTACCTGGCCTACCCGAACAACCCGACCGCCAACCTGTGGGACGACGCGGTGATCGAGCGCGTCGTCGACGCGGTGCGCGAGCACGGCGGCCTGGTGGTGATCGACGAGGCCTACCAGCCCTTCGCGAGCCGCAGCTACATCGACCGGCTGGCGCACCACGACCACGTGCTGCTGATGCGCACGCTCAGCAAGTTCGGCCTGGCCGGTGTGCGGTTGGGCTACCTGATGGGTCCGACCGCGCTGGTGGCCGAGATCGACAAGGTGCGCCCGCCCTACAACGTGAGCGTGCTGAACTGCGAGGCGGCGCTGTTCGCGCTGGAGCACGAGGACGAGTTCGCGCGCCAGGCCGCCGTGCTGCGCGCCGAGCGCGCGCGGCTGCTGGACGCGCTGCGCGCGATGTCGGGCGCCACGCCGTTCCCGAGCGAGGCCAACATGGTGCTGGTGCGGGTGCCCGACGCGAAGGCCGCCTTCGAGGGCCTGAAGGCGCGCGGCGTGCTGGTGAAGAACGTGTCCGGCCTGCACCCGCTGCTGGCAAACTGCCTGCGCCTCACCGTCGGCCTGCCCGAAGAGAACGACCAGATGATCGCGGCCCTGAAAGGCATCCTGTCATGA
- the hisB gene encoding imidazoleglycerol-phosphate dehydratase HisB, whose product MTEPNRVAEVRRDTAETKIRVRVDLDGTGVARLATGIGFFDHMLDQLARHGLVDLEIEADGDLHIDGHHTVEDVGITLGQAFAKAVGDKKGLRRYGHAYVPLDEALSRVVVDFSGRPGLHMRVPFKAGMIGALDTQLVYEFFQGFVNHAGVTLHIDNLHGDNAHHQCETVFKAFARALRMALERDPRMAGVIPSTKGSL is encoded by the coding sequence ATGACCGAACCGAACCGTGTTGCCGAAGTCCGGCGCGACACCGCCGAAACGAAGATCCGCGTGCGCGTCGACCTCGACGGCACGGGCGTGGCCAGGCTCGCCACCGGCATCGGCTTCTTCGACCACATGCTCGACCAGCTGGCGCGCCACGGGCTGGTCGACCTGGAGATCGAGGCCGACGGCGACCTGCACATCGACGGTCACCACACCGTCGAGGACGTTGGCATCACGCTCGGTCAGGCCTTCGCCAAGGCGGTCGGCGACAAGAAGGGGCTGCGTCGCTACGGCCATGCCTACGTGCCGCTCGACGAGGCGCTGAGCCGCGTGGTGGTCGACTTCTCCGGCCGGCCCGGGCTGCACATGCGCGTGCCGTTCAAGGCCGGCATGATCGGCGCGCTCGACACCCAGCTGGTCTACGAGTTCTTCCAGGGCTTCGTGAACCATGCCGGCGTCACGCTGCACATCGACAACCTGCACGGCGACAACGCCCACCACCAGTGCGAGACGGTCTTCAAGGCCTTCGCCCGAGCGCTGCGCATGGCGCTGGAGCGCGACCCGCGCATGGCCGGCGTCATCCCTTCCACCAAGGGCAGCCTCTGA
- the hisH gene encoding imidazole glycerol phosphate synthase subunit HisH, with amino-acid sequence MSRRVAVIDYGMGNLRSVSQAVLHAAAGTGFEVVVTAEPEVVRAAERVVLPGQGAMRDCMRELREAHGGALRAAVLEAAADKPLMGVCVGMQMLLDHSEEQDTPGLGLIPGRVRRFQLEGRLQPDGSRYKVPQMGWNQVLQARPHPVWAGVPDASWFYFVHSFYAQPADPAHSVGETDYGARFTSAVARDNIFATQFHPEKSAAHGLALYRNFLGWCP; translated from the coding sequence ATGAGCCGTCGCGTGGCGGTCATCGACTACGGCATGGGCAACCTGCGCTCGGTGTCGCAGGCCGTGCTGCACGCGGCCGCCGGGACCGGCTTCGAGGTGGTTGTGACGGCCGAGCCCGAGGTGGTGCGCGCTGCCGAACGCGTGGTGCTGCCCGGCCAGGGCGCGATGCGCGACTGCATGCGCGAGCTGCGAGAGGCGCACGGGGGCGCCCTGCGGGCCGCCGTGCTCGAGGCCGCCGCCGACAAGCCGCTGATGGGCGTGTGCGTCGGCATGCAGATGCTGCTCGACCACAGCGAGGAACAGGACACGCCCGGCCTGGGCCTGATCCCGGGCCGGGTGCGGCGCTTCCAGCTCGAAGGCCGACTCCAGCCCGACGGCAGCCGCTACAAGGTGCCGCAGATGGGCTGGAACCAGGTGCTGCAGGCCCGTCCGCACCCGGTGTGGGCCGGCGTGCCCGATGCCAGCTGGTTCTATTTCGTGCACAGCTTCTATGCGCAGCCGGCCGATCCGGCGCACAGCGTTGGTGAAACCGACTATGGCGCGCGCTTTACCAGTGCGGTGGCACGCGATAATATTTTTGCCACCCAGTTCCACCCCGAGAAGAGCGCTGCACACGGCCTGGCCCTGTACCGCAACTTCCTCGGCTGGTGCCCCTGA
- the hisA gene encoding 1-(5-phosphoribosyl)-5-[(5-phosphoribosylamino)methylideneamino]imidazole-4-carboxamide isomerase produces MLLIPAIDLKDGRCVRLKQGDMNVSTTFGEDPVAMARRWLDAGARRLHLVDLNGAFAGKPVNEPAIKAILKEVGDEIPVQLGGGIRDLDTIERYLDDGLSYVIIGTAAVKNPGFLRDACTAFGGHIIVGLDAKDGKVATDGWSKLTGHEVVDLAKKFEDYGVEGVIYTDIGRDGMLSGINIDATVKLAQALTIPVIASGGLSDIADIERLCAVEGEGIEGVICGRAIYTGDLDFAAAQARADALNGDA; encoded by the coding sequence ATGTTGCTGATCCCTGCCATCGACCTGAAAGACGGCCGCTGCGTGCGCCTGAAGCAAGGCGACATGAATGTGTCCACCACCTTCGGTGAGGACCCCGTCGCGATGGCCCGGCGCTGGCTCGACGCCGGGGCGCGCCGCCTGCACCTGGTCGACCTGAACGGCGCCTTCGCCGGCAAGCCGGTCAACGAGCCGGCGATCAAGGCCATCCTGAAGGAAGTGGGCGACGAGATCCCGGTGCAACTGGGCGGCGGCATCCGTGACCTCGACACCATCGAGCGCTACCTCGACGACGGCCTGTCCTACGTGATCATCGGCACCGCCGCGGTCAAGAACCCGGGCTTCCTGCGCGATGCCTGCACGGCCTTCGGCGGCCACATCATCGTGGGGCTCGATGCCAAGGACGGCAAGGTCGCGACCGACGGCTGGAGCAAGCTGACCGGCCACGAGGTGGTGGACCTGGCGAAGAAGTTCGAGGACTACGGCGTCGAGGGCGTGATCTACACCGACATCGGCCGCGACGGCATGCTGAGCGGCATCAACATCGACGCCACCGTCAAGCTGGCGCAGGCACTCACCATCCCGGTGATCGCCTCGGGGGGCCTCAGCGACATCGCCGACATCGAGCGCCTGTGCGCCGTCGAAGGCGAGGGCATCGAGGGTGTGATCTGCGGTCGGGCGATCTACACCGGCGACCTCGACTTCGCCGCGGCGCAGGCGCGGGCCGACGCGCTGAACGGCGACGCCTGA
- the hisF gene encoding imidazole glycerol phosphate synthase subunit HisF — translation MLAKRIIPCLDVTGGRVVKGVNFVELRDAGDPVEIAARYNEQGADELTFLDITATSDGRDLILPIIEAVASQVFIPLTVGGGVRSVEDVRRLLNAGADKVSFNSAAVANPQLIRDASDKYGAQCIVVAIDAKARVGGEGWEVYTHGGRRNTGLDAVAWAQQMAEFGAGEILLTSMDRDGTQIGFNLPLTRAVSDAVPVPVIASGGVGALEHLAEGIQVGGADAVLAASIFHYGTFTVGQAKALMAEHGIPVRM, via the coding sequence ATGCTCGCCAAGCGCATCATCCCCTGCCTCGACGTCACCGGCGGCCGCGTCGTCAAGGGCGTCAACTTCGTCGAGTTGCGTGATGCCGGCGACCCGGTGGAGATCGCCGCGCGCTACAACGAGCAGGGCGCCGACGAACTGACCTTCCTCGACATCACCGCCACCAGCGACGGGCGCGACCTCATCCTGCCCATCATCGAGGCGGTGGCCTCGCAGGTCTTCATCCCGCTCACCGTCGGCGGCGGAGTGCGCAGCGTCGAGGACGTGCGCCGCCTGCTCAATGCCGGGGCCGACAAGGTGAGTTTCAACTCGGCGGCGGTCGCGAACCCGCAGCTGATCCGTGACGCCTCCGACAAGTACGGCGCGCAGTGCATCGTGGTCGCCATCGATGCCAAGGCCCGGGTGGGCGGCGAGGGCTGGGAGGTCTACACGCACGGCGGACGCAGGAACACCGGCCTCGATGCAGTGGCCTGGGCGCAGCAGATGGCCGAGTTCGGCGCCGGCGAGATCCTGCTGACCAGCATGGACCGCGACGGCACGCAGATCGGCTTCAACCTGCCGCTGACGCGCGCGGTCAGCGACGCGGTGCCGGTGCCGGTGATCGCCTCGGGCGGCGTCGGCGCGCTGGAGCACCTCGCCGAGGGCATCCAGGTCGGTGGCGCCGATGCGGTGCTGGCCGCCAGCATCTTCCACTACGGCACGTTCACCGTCGGCCAGGCCAAGGCCTTGATGGCCGAGCACGGCATCCCCGTCAGGATGTAA
- the hisI gene encoding phosphoribosyl-AMP cyclohydrolase, whose amino-acid sequence MTWLDDIRWDRDGLLPVIAQEAATGDVLMFAWMNREALARTAELGEAVYWSRSRGRLWHKGEESGHIQKVRDMRLDCDNDVLLLKVEQLGHEPSIACHTGRHSCFYQRYESGAWHAVELVLKDPEHIYR is encoded by the coding sequence ATGACTTGGCTCGATGACATTCGCTGGGACCGCGACGGCCTGCTGCCGGTGATCGCGCAGGAAGCCGCCACCGGCGACGTGCTGATGTTCGCGTGGATGAACCGCGAGGCGCTGGCGCGCACGGCCGAACTGGGCGAGGCGGTGTACTGGAGCCGCTCGCGCGGCAGGCTGTGGCACAAGGGCGAGGAGTCGGGCCACATCCAGAAGGTGCGCGACATGCGGCTGGACTGCGACAACGACGTGCTGCTGCTGAAGGTCGAACAGCTCGGCCATGAGCCCTCGATCGCCTGCCACACCGGTCGCCACAGCTGCTTCTATCAACGGTATGAGAGCGGCGCCTGGCACGCGGTCGAGCTGGTGCTGAAGGACCCGGAGCACATCTACAGATGA
- a CDS encoding phosphoribosyl-ATP diphosphatase: MSGDDTLARLAAVIESRRGGDPEASYVARLFHKGTDAILKKVGEEATEFVMAAKDGDRPKIVAEAADLWFHAMVALAHFGLTPAQVLAELERREGQSGLEEFALRKVRGREAESTKESGP; encoded by the coding sequence ATGAGTGGCGACGACACCCTGGCCCGTCTGGCGGCCGTGATCGAATCGCGCCGCGGCGGCGACCCCGAGGCGAGCTACGTCGCGCGGCTGTTCCACAAGGGCACCGATGCGATCCTCAAGAAAGTGGGCGAGGAAGCGACCGAGTTCGTGATGGCGGCCAAGGACGGCGACCGCCCGAAGATCGTCGCCGAGGCGGCAGACCTGTGGTTCCACGCCATGGTGGCGCTGGCGCATTTCGGCCTCACGCCGGCCCAGGTGCTGGCCGAGCTCGAGCGCCGCGAGGGCCAGTCGGGTCTCGAGGAGTTCGCATTGCGCAAGGTCAGGGGCCGCGAGGCCGAGTCCACGAAGGAGAGCGGCCCATGA
- a CDS encoding DUF4870 family protein: protein MSTVIDSDERERSLKTVGTVSYLLHLIVAVGAVLPGVQASVALLIVAFIIDMVKKDEAAGTWQASHFSWRIRSVLWAGGLYILTSWLWLLFFIPGWIAWGLISIWFLYRIVRGWLNLNGNQPMPS from the coding sequence ATGAGCACGGTGATCGACAGCGACGAGCGCGAGCGCTCCCTGAAGACGGTCGGCACCGTCAGCTACCTGTTGCACCTGATCGTCGCGGTCGGTGCGGTGCTGCCCGGCGTGCAGGCCAGCGTGGCGCTGCTGATCGTGGCCTTCATCATCGACATGGTGAAGAAGGACGAGGCCGCGGGCACCTGGCAGGCCTCGCACTTCAGCTGGCGCATCCGGTCCGTGCTGTGGGCCGGGGGCCTGTACATCCTCACCTCCTGGCTGTGGCTGCTGTTCTTCATCCCGGGCTGGATCGCCTGGGGGCTGATCTCCATCTGGTTCCTCTACCGCATCGTGCGCGGCTGGCTGAATCTCAACGGCAACCAGCCGATGCCGTCCTGA
- a CDS encoding histidine triad nucleotide-binding protein — translation MSDHDPNCIFCKIIAGQIPSRKAYEDEHLLSFHDINPWAPVHVLVIPKRHIATLADIGPGDQELMGRMLALAPRLMRELGVDNGFRTLINTGKDGMQEVYHLHMHVIGGPRPWAKG, via the coding sequence ATGAGCGACCACGATCCGAACTGCATCTTCTGCAAGATCATTGCCGGGCAGATCCCGTCCCGCAAGGCCTACGAGGACGAGCACCTGCTGTCCTTCCACGACATCAACCCCTGGGCGCCGGTGCATGTGCTGGTGATCCCCAAGCGCCACATCGCGACACTCGCCGACATCGGCCCCGGTGACCAGGAGCTGATGGGGCGCATGCTGGCGCTGGCCCCGCGGCTGATGCGTGAACTGGGCGTCGACAACGGCTTCCGCACCCTGATCAACACCGGCAAGGACGGCATGCAGGAGGTCTACCACCTGCACATGCACGTGATCGGCGGCCCCCGCCCCTGGGCCAAGGGGTGA
- the tatA gene encoding Sec-independent protein translocase subunit TatA has protein sequence MGSFSIWHWLIVLLIVVLVFGTKKLKNIGSDLGGAVKGFKDGVRDGSTAPADPAQQVTANKSADANTVDVEAKQKS, from the coding sequence ATGGGTTCCTTCAGCATTTGGCACTGGTTGATCGTGCTGTTGATCGTCGTGCTGGTGTTCGGCACGAAGAAGCTCAAGAACATCGGCAGCGACCTCGGCGGTGCCGTGAAGGGCTTCAAGGACGGCGTGCGCGACGGCTCGACCGCGCCGGCCGATCCGGCGCAGCAGGTCACCGCGAACAAGAGCGCCGACGCGAACACCGTCGACGTCGAGGCGAAGCAGAAGTCCTGA
- the tatB gene encoding Sec-independent protein translocase protein TatB — protein sequence MIDFGFDKIALIGAVALIVIGPERLPKVARTVGHLMGKAQRYVADVKAEVNRSIELEELKKMKTDFEDAARNVEQSVSSEVNRTSSEMNQAWESLSSSDGNGGSSGSAAADSYHAGEPLSEPPPAYTHPRKNWRLKRGAMPQWYKQRHGVRAKAQSGAARVARFRPPRPL from the coding sequence ATGATCGACTTCGGCTTCGACAAGATCGCACTGATCGGCGCGGTGGCGCTGATCGTGATCGGTCCCGAACGCCTGCCGAAGGTCGCGCGCACCGTCGGCCACCTGATGGGCAAGGCCCAGCGATACGTGGCCGACGTCAAGGCCGAGGTCAATCGCTCCATCGAGCTCGAAGAGCTCAAGAAGATGAAGACCGACTTCGAGGACGCTGCGCGCAACGTCGAGCAATCGGTGTCCAGCGAAGTGAACAGGACGAGCAGCGAGATGAACCAGGCCTGGGAGTCGTTGTCGTCATCCGACGGCAACGGAGGCAGCAGCGGCAGCGCGGCGGCCGACAGCTATCACGCTGGTGAGCCGCTGAGCGAGCCGCCGCCGGCCTACACGCACCCGCGCAAGAACTGGCGGCTCAAGCGCGGCGCCATGCCTCAGTGGTACAAGCAGCGGCACGGCGTGCGGGCCAAGGCCCAGTCGGGTGCCGCCCGTGTGGCGCGCTTCAGGCCGCCGCGCCCGCTATAG
- the tatC gene encoding twin-arginine translocase subunit TatC, translating to MGAPDSRDELEGSEQPFVAHLIELRDRLIRAVLAIVVCFGALALWPGPSALYDLLAAPLVAHLPAGTTLIATNVISPFLVPLKITLMAAFMLALPVVLYQVWAFVAPGLYTHEKKLVMPLVVSSTLLFLLGVAFCYFFVFGQVFKFIQSFAPKSITAAPDIEAYLGFVLSMFIAFGAAFEVPVVVVVLARMGIVSIEKLKGFRAYFIVVAFIIAAIVTPPDVISQLALAIPMCILYEIGIWAAKVFIKHTQAPDAAAEDGAV from the coding sequence GTGGGCGCCCCCGACTCCCGCGACGAGCTCGAAGGCAGCGAGCAGCCTTTCGTCGCGCACCTGATCGAACTGCGCGACCGGCTGATCCGCGCGGTGCTGGCGATCGTTGTCTGCTTCGGTGCTCTGGCGCTCTGGCCCGGCCCGTCGGCGCTCTACGACCTGCTGGCCGCGCCGCTGGTGGCGCACCTGCCGGCCGGCACGACGCTGATCGCGACCAACGTGATCTCGCCGTTCCTGGTGCCGCTGAAGATCACGCTGATGGCGGCCTTCATGCTCGCGCTGCCGGTGGTGCTGTACCAGGTGTGGGCCTTCGTCGCGCCCGGTCTCTACACGCACGAGAAGAAGCTGGTGATGCCGCTGGTGGTGTCGAGCACGCTGCTGTTCCTGCTGGGCGTGGCGTTCTGCTACTTCTTCGTGTTCGGGCAGGTGTTCAAGTTCATCCAGAGCTTTGCGCCGAAGAGCATCACCGCGGCGCCGGACATCGAGGCCTATCTCGGCTTCGTGCTGAGCATGTTCATCGCCTTCGGCGCGGCGTTCGAGGTGCCGGTGGTGGTGGTGGTGCTGGCGCGCATGGGCATCGTGTCGATCGAGAAGCTGAAGGGCTTCCGCGCCTACTTCATCGTCGTCGCCTTCATCATCGCGGCGATCGTCACGCCGCCCGACGTGATCTCGCAGCTCGCGCTCGCGATCCCGATGTGCATCCTCTACGAGATCGGGATCTGGGCCGCCAAGGTGTTCATCAAGCACACCCAGGCGCCCGATGCGGCGGCCGAGGACGGCGCCGTCTAG
- a CDS encoding S1C family serine protease, which translates to MRKTWLIFSQAVTVALAMWFVVATLKPEWVQNRPLSTAVGSSSNPAPQITLAPAAAGGSSYAAAAKRAAPAVVSVITSKTPTARDPRAADPWFRYFFGDPDSQAQSGVGSGVIVSPEGYVLTNNHVVERMDDIEVVLSDGRRTKAEVIGTDPEADLAVLRIKLDKLPSVSFGDSDALQVGDVVLAIGNPFGVGQTVTSGIVSALGRNQLGINTFENFIQTDAAINPGNSGGALIDAAGNLMGINTAIYSRSGGSLGIGFAIPVSTARQVMEGLIRDGQVTRGWIGVEPRDLTPEIAETFNLKVSQGVLITGVLQGGPASDGGLRPGDVVVKVADSPVGNTSQLLNVVASLKPRSKARLVVQRGDSEVTLDVIVAQRPKAPRQQREP; encoded by the coding sequence ATGCGCAAGACCTGGTTGATTTTCTCCCAAGCCGTGACGGTCGCCCTGGCGATGTGGTTCGTCGTGGCCACGCTCAAGCCCGAATGGGTGCAGAACAGGCCGCTGTCGACTGCGGTGGGGTCGTCGTCCAACCCGGCCCCTCAGATCACGCTGGCACCCGCCGCAGCCGGCGGCAGCAGCTACGCCGCCGCGGCCAAGCGCGCGGCGCCGGCGGTGGTGAGCGTCATCACGAGCAAGACACCGACCGCGCGCGATCCGCGCGCCGCCGATCCCTGGTTCCGCTATTTCTTCGGTGATCCCGACTCGCAGGCGCAGAGCGGCGTGGGCTCGGGCGTCATCGTTTCGCCCGAAGGCTATGTGCTGACCAACAACCACGTGGTCGAGCGCATGGACGACATCGAGGTCGTGCTGTCCGACGGGCGGCGCACCAAGGCCGAGGTGATCGGCACCGACCCCGAGGCCGACCTCGCGGTGCTGCGCATCAAGCTCGACAAGCTGCCGTCGGTGAGCTTCGGGGACTCCGACGCACTGCAGGTCGGCGACGTGGTGCTGGCGATCGGCAACCCCTTCGGCGTCGGCCAGACGGTCACCTCCGGCATCGTGTCGGCGCTCGGCCGCAACCAGCTCGGCATCAACACCTTCGAGAACTTCATCCAGACCGACGCGGCCATCAACCCCGGCAATTCCGGCGGGGCGCTGATCGACGCCGCCGGCAACCTGATGGGGATCAACACAGCGATCTACTCGCGCTCGGGCGGCAGCCTCGGCATCGGCTTCGCGATCCCGGTGTCCACGGCCCGCCAGGTGATGGAGGGCCTGATCCGGGACGGCCAGGTCACGCGCGGCTGGATCGGCGTGGAGCCACGCGACCTCACGCCCGAGATCGCCGAGACCTTCAACCTCAAGGTGTCGCAGGGCGTGCTGATCACCGGCGTGCTGCAGGGCGGCCCGGCCAGCGACGGCGGCCTGCGGCCCGGCGACGTGGTGGTGAAGGTGGCCGACTCGCCGGTCGGCAACACCTCGCAGCTGCTCAACGTCGTGGCCTCCCTCAAGCCGCGCTCGAAGGCCCGGCTCGTGGTGCAACGGGGCGACAGCGAAGTGACGCTCGACGTCATCGTCGCGCAGCGGCCGAAGGCACCGCGGCAGCAGCGCGAACCCTAG
- a CDS encoding Nif3-like dinuclear metal center hexameric protein, translating to MTSREELENYLSTLLELERFKDYGPNGLQVEGKPEIRKIVSGVTASLAFIEAAAAAGADAVLVHHGLFWRGQDGRLNGWLKKRVAALLGPDINLFAYHLPLDAHPEHGNNAQLGAKLKFVSEGRFGEQQLGFVGRPPQPLTGAALSALVQFRLGRAPTVVEGDGRPIRRVAWCTGGAQGHFEAAIAAGADAYLTGEISEPQAHIARETGVAFYACGHHATERFGAPALGAHVAQLFDLEHEFIDIDNPA from the coding sequence TTGACGAGCCGTGAAGAGCTGGAAAACTACCTGTCCACGCTGCTCGAACTCGAGCGGTTCAAGGATTATGGGCCGAACGGTTTGCAGGTCGAGGGCAAGCCGGAGATCCGCAAGATCGTCTCCGGCGTCACCGCCAGCCTGGCCTTCATCGAGGCAGCGGCCGCGGCCGGGGCCGATGCGGTGCTGGTGCACCACGGGCTGTTCTGGCGCGGTCAGGACGGCCGGCTCAACGGCTGGCTGAAGAAGCGGGTGGCAGCCTTGCTGGGCCCGGACATCAACCTGTTCGCCTACCACCTGCCGCTCGACGCCCATCCGGAGCACGGCAACAACGCCCAGCTCGGGGCCAAGCTCAAGTTCGTCAGCGAAGGCCGCTTCGGCGAGCAGCAGCTCGGCTTCGTCGGCCGGCCGCCCCAGCCGCTGACCGGCGCGGCGCTGTCGGCGCTGGTCCAGTTCCGGCTCGGGCGCGCGCCGACCGTGGTCGAGGGCGATGGCCGGCCGATCCGCCGCGTGGCCTGGTGCACCGGCGGTGCTCAGGGCCATTTCGAGGCGGCGATCGCGGCCGGTGCCGATGCCTACCTGACCGGCGAGATCTCCGAGCCGCAGGCCCACATCGCGCGCGAGACCGGTGTGGCGTTCTATGCCTGCGGCCACCATGCGACCGAGCGCTTCGGTGCCCCCGCGCTCGGTGCCCACGTGGCGCAGCTGTTCGACCTCGAGCACGAGTTCATCGACATCGACAACCCGGCGTGA